The segment AAAAACAGCAGGCATAAACATAAAACAACCCTCCAATCCCGGCGTTCGGGTCGGGTATAAAATCAAGATCGTGCATCAGGAGCGGAGTCTTCCCGGGAGCCTTGCGGTTCCCTCATGCCCCTTTCTCCTGAGCACGCCTTTGTTATAGCACACAGTTTTAGCACTGTCAATAGTAGAGTGCTAAAATTCATGGAAAGATAACACTTTTGCAACAATATCTTGTGTTTGTATCTCCCCGTCACCACAATAGCCTCATGCAAAATATGATCTGCAATAAAACAACGCCCCCGGAGAGTACCGTTCAAAAGCTCTCCGGGGGCGCTTTATCGGTTCACATACTATGGGCCACGGCAATGGTTCCGCGTGCTGCCACGTTTTTGGGAGCCATCGCCTCACGGTCCCGTCCGCAGGCATCGTGCAGAGCGCCGGTGCCTTGCCTTAACGGCAGCTGTCAGCATTCCACTGCCACCTTGATCACGCCGTCCCGCTTGTGTTCAAAGAGGTCGTAGCCCTCTTCGATCCGGCGCAGAGGATAGGTATGGGTGATGAGCGGTTCGGTATCGATCCTGCCTTCTGCAATGAGACGCAGCGTTTCTTCACAGTCGCAGCCGTCCACGCCGCCTGTCTTGAAGGTGAGATTTTTGCCATACATCTCCGGCAGCGGCAGGGTCTGCGCCTTATCGTACAGCGCCACCACGGTCACAATGGCGTTGGGTCTTGCGCACTCCCACGCCAGCCGGAAGGTGGAGTCCGCCCCTGCCACTTCCAGCACCACATCTGCCCCGCCGTGGTCGCTGTGGGCACGCACAAAGGCGGCGCAGTCCTCCGGCTGCACGGTGAGCACCTGCGGGTAGTGTTGGCGGAGGAACTGCAGGCGGCTTTCGTCCTTTTCGCACACGATGATGCGCTTGGGGCTGTGCAGCATAACGCACAGCAGGGTGCAGATACCAGTAGGCCCTGCGCCGAGGATCAGCACAGTATCCTCGGGGGTGATCTCAGAGATGCGCGCTGCCCAATAGCCGGTGGCAAGGACATCGCCCACCAGCAGCGCCTGCCGGTCGGTAACGCCGTCTGGGATCTTGTTCAGTCCCTGATCCGCAAAAGGCACCCGGACATACTCTGCCTGCCCGCCGTCGATGCGGCAGCCCAGCGCCCAGCCGCCGTTTTGATCGGTGCAGTTGTTCACAAAGCCCTTTTTGCAGAAGAAGCACTCCCCGCAGAAGGTCTCCACGTTCACGGTCACCCGGTCGCCGGGCTTCACATTGGTCACTGCACTGCCCACTTCTTCCACGATGCCCACCATCTCATGGCCTACCGTGATGCCGGGCACGGCCCGGGGCACGCTGCCGTGCTTGATGTGCAGGTCGCTGGAACAGATGCTGGCAAGTGTCACTTTCACAATGGCATCCCGCTCGTGCTGCAGCACCGGCTTTGGTTTTTCCATCAGGGCAAACCTGCCCTTTGAAACATAGGTGTAGGTCAGCATGCTTTTTTCCTCCGTGTACTTTATTTTTTCCGGGCTGCGCATCCCACGCAATCATGGCAGGGGGCAAGCCGCAGAAGGCCGTGGCTTTTTCCGCAGCTTCGGCGCGGTTGCCGCATAGCTCATTTCCAGCAGCATCCGGATCGTGTCATCCGGTGCACTGCCGTCCAGCGCTGCCGTGATCCAGTTGTCCTTATTCATGTGGTAGGCCGGGTAAAAGCCCGGCTCCATCCGCAGGGAACCGATGAGGAGGGGGTCACATTTCAGGTTTACGATGTCCACCGGCTGCTTCCCGGGCAGCCCCAGCTTGCTGCGGGACACCGTGGTGACCAGCGCGAACCATTTGCGGTTGCCCGGGTGGCGGAACACCGCCGATTCCGGGGTGTCCATCCAGGGATAGTCCGGCTCCACACTGCAGCTGTCAAAGATCAGCTGTTCCAGTTTTTTGCGATCCATTGATATTTTCCTCCTCCCAGGGCGTTTTTTCCGGCGACCAGACCTTGGGGCCGACACCACATACCGGACGCATTGTAGGCTGTGCCGGTCATGGATGCTGTTGTCAAAGCACGCTGTCCTTGAAATTTGCCAGCTGCATCTCGCACTTGGCAAACATGGAACCGACGATCTCATTCCCATTTGAAAAATCAAAGCGGTTGAAATTCATTTCGGTGAAGGTGTTGTATTTCAGGCTGCAATCCTTCAGCGTCTGGATGGGGTCCGGGAATGCGCCGTTGGACAGCAGCGTTGCCCACTCGATCTCCTGCAAACGGCAGTCCACAAAATCGCAGCTTTCAAAGACTTCCCCGGCAAACGACAGGCCGGTAAATCGTTCGCCCTCACAATAACGCTCCGTCATGAAATTCTCCTATCAGCGCAGTTCTTCCAGCAGAGCGGTGCAGCCTTCCAGCTCTTTCCTGCCGTATTGCAGCAGCGTACCGTCAATGTCGCTGCAGATCAGTCTGATCAGCATTTTCTGTCCTCATCTCTATCATCAATTTCTTTCCGACAATTCTACCAGCGGGTCATCTTCCTGCGTCCGCATTCACAGGATATATTCCATCTGCCGTTCCTTTGTTTTCATGCCCATCTTTTCGTAGAAGTGCTCTGCCGGGGTGTTTCCCGCCCAGACGTTCAGGGTCACCTCATAGCAGCCCAGCTCTTTTGCCTGCTGCTTCACGTATTCAAACAGACTTTCTCCGATGTGCTGCCCCCGTGCCTGTCGGTCAACGCAAAGGTCATCAATAAACAAGGACTTGAAGGGCACCATGTTGGTGGAAAAAGGCTGTTCTTTGAGCTGGCAGAAAGCATAGCCCCTACACACATCGTCCTCGTCCACCGCAACATAGATGGGTTTATCCTCCTGCTTCAAAAGCTCTGCCAACTGGCCGACAGTGTATTTGGTGGTGCCGGAAATAAAAATATCCGGGCGGATCTCTGCATGGATCTGCAATACCTGCCCCAGCAGCGCAAGAAGTCGGGGAATATCTTTTTCCTCTGCCTTACGGATCTTCATTTTACTTTCCTTCAAAACACTTTCAGCGCAGTCATTTTCTTTGACAGGCTGAAATTTGAACAGGTTCAGCCCGGTGACCGGATCATATGCACGGTCTACCGTTCCATCCAGAACATCGATCACCATTTCGCAGGTGGCGCTGACCACCGCCCGGTTCAGATGCCCGCCGAACACCTCACCCTTGTCGTTTCCGGCGCTCATGTGCAGATGGGTGTAAAATTCACCGTTCATGGTGTTGATGGTTCCGGTCAGCGAAACGATCTCAAAGCTTCCGCTGAAGGTGTTGGCGTAGTATTTCTTTTCGGCTACATTGTATACGCCCACCGTAAAGCTGTTGGTGGCCCCCAGCGCCTGAACGGCGGCAAGGCGGATCTTTTCCTTCAGAGCAAGCTCCTTTACTTTTTCAAGGATCTCCTCGTCCTTGTCGATGCGGACAAGGATCTTACTGCCAAAGCGTTTGTATTCCATTGCAAAATATCTCCTTCAAACAAGACTTTCTTCGTCTTACTCTCCCAGCACCTCGCCCAATGCCAGCACGGCGTTGCGGACGCACTCCGGGCAGGGGCACAGCGGCGTGCCGGTCT is part of the Faecalibacterium sp. HTF-F genome and harbors:
- a CDS encoding alcohol dehydrogenase; translated protein: MLTYTYVSKGRFALMEKPKPVLQHERDAIVKVTLASICSSDLHIKHGSVPRAVPGITVGHEMVGIVEEVGSAVTNVKPGDRVTVNVETFCGECFFCKKGFVNNCTDQNGGWALGCRIDGGQAEYVRVPFADQGLNKIPDGVTDRQALLVGDVLATGYWAARISEITPEDTVLILGAGPTGICTLLCVMLHSPKRIIVCEKDESRLQFLRQHYPQVLTVQPEDCAAFVRAHSDHGGADVVLEVAGADSTFRLAWECARPNAIVTVVALYDKAQTLPLPEMYGKNLTFKTGGVDGCDCEETLRLIAEGRIDTEPLITHTYPLRRIEEGYDLFEHKRDGVIKVAVEC
- a CDS encoding MmcQ/YjbR family DNA-binding protein; translated protein: MDRKKLEQLIFDSCSVEPDYPWMDTPESAVFRHPGNRKWFALVTTVSRSKLGLPGKQPVDIVNLKCDPLLIGSLRMEPGFYPAYHMNKDNWITAALDGSAPDDTIRMLLEMSYAATAPKLRKKPRPSAACPLP
- a CDS encoding pentapeptide repeat-containing protein, producing the protein MTERYCEGERFTGLSFAGEVFESCDFVDCRLQEIEWATLLSNGAFPDPIQTLKDCSLKYNTFTEMNFNRFDFSNGNEIVGSMFAKCEMQLANFKDSVL
- a CDS encoding GNAT family N-acetyltransferase, giving the protein MEYKRFGSKILVRIDKDEEILEKVKELALKEKIRLAAVQALGATNSFTVGVYNVAEKKYYANTFSGSFEIVSLTGTINTMNGEFYTHLHMSAGNDKGEVFGGHLNRAVVSATCEMVIDVLDGTVDRAYDPVTGLNLFKFQPVKENDCAESVLKESKMKIRKAEEKDIPRLLALLGQVLQIHAEIRPDIFISGTTKYTVGQLAELLKQEDKPIYVAVDEDDVCRGYAFCQLKEQPFSTNMVPFKSLFIDDLCVDRQARGQHIGESLFEYVKQQAKELGCYEVTLNVWAGNTPAEHFYEKMGMKTKERQMEYIL